One window of the Podospora pseudopauciseta strain CBS 411.78 chromosome 4, whole genome shotgun sequence genome contains the following:
- the YRB30 gene encoding Ran-specific GTPase-activating protein 30 (COG:S; EggNog:ENOG503NTWZ), which translates to MDALLANLGYQTVNFAIKSGIALTSKYAVQQCARLLKTVDDKPVYAELKSLQKLLSTKIKIVSPAIDLILLKSGRGNSFLDAAQPLASSLHREIVRLGKRLQNAAAEEEASGDGRRPRMTEAHHAELTMILSDIKRLLDRIDRDIPFIQLAITASGENMSTPMNPREATFSPSRLMQASTLVSFGDLHFNGTQPIQVGPSFTLTLYMLFVGHSHVETQNDKHQERNGNVAKNGSPSALQLVESSGSRSADGGNGTENSNEVPYGIGESDRKPIWQEVMHKARVRLLRTPMGCTFDSLHGYCTLNGHNHKAGFNGPASGYSYHLEIIEDLDDGRMHDDKEHGFNPKEFEGVRMAGIREAIPIHQFSKIFYTDTGAILNIGDVENGYNNPVLLLKRDLSMVSPHETPQQASAQSGIVNHGYSDDESDDQDEIDRQLWEESHLSPDRSDGQNHPNSTNLPPHLDPEWLALEVYMDDDGDDSGSETADEEDSSIGSPQRGFSADNHHLANNSLSADTNLMRQFRQISLHSDSPAGSPIRQTSRDIERRNPSSQQQDMPRSPFDAVTSSLSLLEMLIRLTSLQESQQVSHLAIPDDFTMHFLQNTTTTGYAGEMARRIKDQAKRRMGFDPYDDGDVESEPGKELGVKRTGR; encoded by the exons ATGGACGCACTTCTAGCCAACCTCGGATACCAGACGGTCAACTTCGCCATCAAATCCGGGATTGCCCTCACGTCCAAGTATGCCGTCCAGCAATGCGCCCGCCTGCTCAAGACGGTCGATGATAAGCCGGTCTATGCAGAGCTCAAATCTCTGCAAAAGCTCCTCAGCACAAAAATCAAG ATTGTGTCCCCTGCCATCGACCTGATCCTTCTCAA GTCTGGCCGTGGAAACTCATTTCTCGATGCAGCCCAACCATTAGCATCTTCGTTACACCGAGAGATTGTTCGTCTTGGGAAGCGTCTTCAGaatgccgccgccgaggaggaagcctCTGGGGACGGCCGCCGTCCTCGGATGACAGAGGCTCACCATGCCGAACTGACCATGATACTCAGCGATATCAAACGCCTACTGGACAGGATCGACCGAGATATTCCCTTCATCCAGCTGGCCATCACTGCCTCTGGTGAGAATATGTCGACGCCCATGAACCCTCGCGAAGCTACGTTTTCTCCATCGAGACTCATGCAAGCTAGCACCTTGGTTTCTTTTGGGGATTTGCATTTTAACGGGACGCAGCCGATTCAGGTTGGCCCGTCGTTCACACTGACCTTGTACATGCTCTTTGTCGGCCACTCCCATGTTGAAACACAGAACGATAAGCACCAGGAGCGAAATGGAAACGTGGCCAAGAATGGCTCGCCTTCGGCCCTACAACTTGTCGAATCCTCAGGAAGTAGATCAGCCGATGGGGGAAATGGCACAGAAAACTCAAATGAGGTTCCCTACGGGATAGGAGAGTCCGACAGGAAGCCAATCTGGCAAGAAGTCATGCACAAGGCCAGGGTACGTCTCTTGCGGACACCCATGGGCTGTACATTTGATTCCCTGCATGGGTACTGCACCCTGAATGGCCATAACCACAAGGCAGGGTTTAATGGACCGGCCAGTGGATACAGTTACCACTTGGAGATCATTGAAGATTTGGACGATGGACGTATGCACGACGACAAGGAACATGGCTTCAACCCTAAGGAGTTTGAGGGTGTAAGGATGGCAGGCATTCGCGAGGCCATACCGATCCATCAGTTCTCCAAGATCTTCTATACAGACACCGGGGCCATACTCAACATCGGCGACGTAGAGAATGGATACAACAATCCAGTCTTGTTGCTGAAACGAGACCTCAGCATGGTCTCCCCGCACGAAACGCCGCAGCAAGCGTCTGCTCAGTCAGGCATCGTCAACCATGGGTATTCGGATGACGAGTCTGACGACCAAGACGAGATTGACCGTCAGTTGTGGGAAGAGAGCCATCTGTCACCAGATCGGTCTGACGGTCAAAATCACCCAAACTCGACGAATTTACCGCCTCACCTTGACCCAGAGTGGTTGGCTCTGGAGGTCTAcatggacgacgacggcgatgaTTCGGGCTCAGAGACAGCAGACGAAGAAGACAGCAGTATTGGCTCGCCCCAAAGAGGTTTCTCAGccgacaaccaccaccttgcCAACAATAGCCTCTCGGCCGACACCAACCTGATGCGGCAGTTTAGACAAATCTCGCTCCACTCTGACTCCCCTGCCGGGTCTCCCATCCGCCAAACAAGTCGCGACATTGAGAGAAGaaacccatcatcacaacaacaagataTGCCAAGGTCTCCGTTTGACGCCGTCACGTCTTCCCTGTCGCTGCTGGAGATGCTGATACGGCTCACGAGCCTCCAAGAGTCCCAGCAGGTCTCCCACTTGGCGATCCCGGATGACTTTACGATGCATTTCTTgcaaaacaccaccaccactggctATGCGGGTGAGATGGCGCGGAGGATAAAGGATCAggcaaagaggaggatggggtttgATCCgtatgatgatggggatgtcgAGTCGGAGCCTGGGAAGGAGTTGGGGGTTAAGAGGACGGGTAGGTAG
- the MIC33 gene encoding putative mitochondrial 2-oxoglutarate/malate carrier protein (EggNog:ENOG503NWP1; COG:C) produces MERYLVPKGPEAMGSMKNDNLPAASDFLHTPLVRAALPFINGGLSGMVATTVIQPVDMIKVRIQLAGEGVAGGPKPTPISVTRDILASGKALDLYTGLSAGLLRQAVYTTARIGFFDTFMGSLSARAKANGKQVGFSERATAGLSAGGLAAMLGNPADLALIRMQSDGLKPVAERKNYKSVIDALTSIAKSEGVGALWAGAAPTVVRAMALNFGQLAFFSEAKAQLKQRTQWSANAQTLTASAVAGFFASFFSLPFDFVKTRLQKQSRGPDGKLPYKSMVDCFAKVAKQEGVMRFYRGFGTYYVRIAPHAMVTLIVADYLGWLTK; encoded by the exons ATGGAAAGATACCTGGTGCCAAA GGGACCCGAAGCAATGGGATCAATGAAGAACGacaacctccccgccgccagCGATTTCCTCCACACGCCCCTCGTCCGGGCGGCGCTTCCTTTTATCAATGGCGGCCTCAGCGGGATGGTTGCCACGACGGTGATTCAGCCCGTCGACATGATCAAGGTGCGCATCCAGCTTGCGGGCGAGGGTGTGGCTGGTGGACCGAAGCCGACGCCCATCTCGGTGACTCGCGACATCCTGGCCAGCGGAAAGGCGCTCGATTTGTATACCGGGCTCTCGGCCGGTCTGCTCAGACAGGCCGTGTACACGACCGCCCGCATTGGGTTTTTCGACACCTTTATGGGCAGCCTGTCGGCCCGGGCCAAGGCGAACGGAAAGCAGGTTGGCTTTTCGGAGCGTGCCACTGCTGGTTTGTCGGCCGGTGGTCTGGCTGCCATGCTGGGCAACCCGGCCGATCTGGCGTTGATCCGCATGCAGAGTGATGGGTTGAAGCCGGTGGCCGAAAGGAAGAATTACAAGTCTGTGATTGATGCTCTCACTTCGATTGCGAAGAGCGAGGGCGTTGGCGCTCTTTGGGCCGGTGCGGCTCCGACGGTGGTGCGTGCCATGGCGCTCAACTTTGGGCAGCTGGCTTTCTTCAGCGAGGCCAAGGCGCAGCTGAAGCAGCGGACGCAGTGGTCGGCCAATGCTCAGACTCTGACGGCCAGCGCAGTGGCTGGGTTCTTTGCTTCGTTTTTCTCGTTGCCGTTTGACTTTGTCAAGACGAGGTTGCAGAAGCAGTCGAGGGGGCCGGATGGGAAGCTGCCTTACAAGAGCATGGTGGATTGCTTTGCCAAGGTGGCGAAgcaggagggggtgatgaggtttTATAGAGGGTTTGGGACGTATTATGTGAGGATTGCGCCGCATGC GATGGTCACTTTGATTGTGGCTGATTACCTTGGGTGGCTGACCAAATAa
- the PAN2 gene encoding poly(A)-specific ribonuclease (MEROPS:MER0030317; COG:L; EggNog:ENOG503NW3B) has translation MDPDWNEVNRITYPVPMPNDFRHPTTHPSAHPHSHHGGLHQGVVGQGYGGGPPPPPGIGGGGIVGGVGVVGLQPATALAFDPQAELLWAGDWKGRVTSFANRELRRYTAFKIQIDPTEGPVQQFLFHEKGVIVLGRRVVHMAMRRGPVMWNIRHEGMKDLRCMSFTSKGASEILVAGWQDTMFVIDVVKGEVTKQVPAPHHYKIMKRGRYICAATETGRIDIVNPTTFKVEKEWQAHQSYINDMDASGDYIVTCGGSYKQQGPGSSSRVPDPYVNVYDLRNMTSIQPMPFPPLAAYVRLHPRMLTTTIVSSQQGQMHVVDIMNPNTTNIRYAHLQASINLFEIASSGRALVIADNDRNIALWGSPSDGIQFTNIGAPITFPEPEEPAPHVDWSVDAPLSTVGMPYYYGTMLFSAWPADIISDAGAPPPQVDPALLATLNKTEFGYFGPNKTGLRRNQIEDTRASKASNKLQAPKFLSERARDGPVTDSHVDQETLAQDAAESLKPEPPPIYGTLEIKYSRFGVDDFDFGFFNKTKYAGLENQIPNSYANSLLQVMNYTPLIRNMALQHVATSCVTDLCLLCELGFVFDMLQKADGLTCHATNLFKTITGRSESQPLDLLEEDLHSHRVASTTGGAQPGPAPHTRVQNLCRFLMDKTTVEYQSIQPISTALERTLLKLPDPPSPKELTSKLLTTSAVVRINCTNCRTETARSGDAQVIDLIYPPPRTAIRNARAPRTTFSQVLKMGVEKELGTKGWCGNCKRYQSLQLRKTVESVPAVLTINTMIVQENRKLWATPGWLPEEIGVIVSGGQFFCYEGEDLRVHLQRGAHEITVYSLMGMVVNIEHPPPQKPHLVAMVNVAHSEPTAPAESKWHLFNDFSVRRVSSAEALTFNAAWKLPSVLMYQIKQANNKSNMEWRTRLDTSILYKDLGPPPPQQQQHSDEKKTYRLLDEATERPGPGTIVGLDTEYVSLKDQEIQINSNGEKEMLRPMWLALGRVSVIRARGEREGEAFIDDWITIREPVHDYLTQYSGITAGDLDSRTSKHTLVTLKTAYRKIWTLLNLGVTFLGHGLRQDFRVMNIHVPRAQVIDTAVIYHLSAWRRVLSLSVLSRVVLKQKIQQGQHDSVEDAQAALRLYKKYQEYVDAGLWEREIEQIYLRCKAIGFNAKFEGSGDGIMGGGGMVKRTDTPPVGGAVGAADGVAGPTTPVRKAAVLGTAGSVGMVGSGAFGSGGGGGGAFTPTKGGSTGSPRR, from the exons ATGGATCCAGATTGGAACgag GTCAACCGCATCACCTACCCGGTGCCGATGCCGAATGATTTCAGgcatcccaccacccatccgTCGGCGCATCCGCATTCGCATCATGGAGGTTTACATCAGGGGGTTGTCGGTCAGGGTTATGGAGGGGggcctccgccgccaccggggataggtggaggggggattgtagggggtgttggggtggttggtttgcAGCCTGCTACGGCGCTGGCGTTTGATCCCCAGGCTGAGCTGTTGTGGGCTGGGGATTGGAAG GGACGGGTGACTTCTTTTGCGAACCGAGAGCTCCGACGATACACGGCCTTCAAGATTCAGATTGATCCGACCGAGGGCCCAGTACAGCAGTTTCTGTTTCACGAAAAGGGGGTGATTGtgcttgggaggagggtggtgcaTATGGCTATGAGGAGAGGCCCGGTCATGTGGAATATACGGCATGAGGGGATGAAGGACTTGCGCTGCATGAGCTTTACGAGCAAAGGGGCGAGCGAGATTCTGGTGGCCGGGTGGCAGGACACCATGTTTGTTATCGACGTGGTCAAGGGAGAGGTCACGAAACAAGTGCCGGCGCCACACCACTACAAAATCATGAAAAGGGGAAGGTATATCTGTGCTGCGACCGAGACGGGGCGGATCGACATTGTGAACCCGACGACGTTCAAGGTGGAGAAGGAGTGGCAGGCGCATCAAAGCTACATCAACGATATGGATGCGTCGGGGGATTATATCGTCACTTGCGGGGGATCATACAAGCAGCAAGGGCCGGGTTCGTCAAGCAGGGTGCCGGATCCTTATGTCAATGTGTATGACTTGAGGAACATGACGTCGATACAACCGATGCCATTCCCTCCCTTGGCCGCATATGTGCGGCTGCATCCGAGGATGCTGACAACGACTATTGTTTCGTCGCAACAGGGGCAGATGCATGTGGTGGATATTATGAATCCAAACACCACGAATATCAGGTATGCGCATCTGCAGGCGTCGATCAACCTGTTCGAGATCGCGTCGTCAGGGAGAGCGCTGGTCATTGCGGACAATGACAGGAATATTGCGCTTTGGGGGTCGCCGTCGGACGGGATACAGTTTACTAACATCGGGGCGCCGATCACGTTTCCTGAACCCGAGGAGCCGGCGCCGCATGTTGACTGGAGTGTTGATGCTCCTTTGAGCACTGTGGGAATGCCATATTACTACGGGACAATGCTGTTCTCTGCCTGGCCGGCCGACATCATCTCAGATGCTGgcgctccaccaccacaggtCGACCCGGCCTTGCTCGCCACCTTGAACAAGACAGAGTTTGGATACTTTGGTCCCAACAAAACAGGTCTTCGACGCAATCAAATCGAAGACACGCGGGCTTCCAAAGCATCCAACAAGTTGCAAGCACCAAAATTCTTGAGCGAAAGAGCAAGAGATGGCCCGGTGACAGACAGTCATGTTGATCAGGAAACATTGGCCCAAGATGCCGCAGAGAGCCTGAAGCCGGAACCGCCACCCATCTACGGCACACTGGAGATCAAGTACAGCCGGTTTGGCGTTGACGATTTCGACTttggcttcttcaacaagacAAAATATGCCGGTCTCGAGAATCAAATCCCGAACTCGTACGCCAATTCTTTGCTGCAGGTCATGAACTACACCCCTCTTATCCGCAACATGGCCCTTCAGCACGTCGCCACCTCGTGCGTCACAGACCTCTGCCTCCTGTGCGAGCTTGGGTTTGTCTTTGACATGCTCCAAAAGGCAGACGGCCTGACGTGCCATGCCACGAATCTTTTCAAAACTATTACTGGTAGAAGCGAATCACAGCCTCTGGACCTTCTCGAAGAAGATCTTCACAGCCACCGGGTAGCTTCGACCACCGGCGGAGCTCAGCCAGGTCCTGCCCCCCATACGAGGGTACAGAACTTGTGCAGGTTTCTCATGGACAAGACGACGGTTGAGTACCAGAGCATTCAGCCCATCTCCACCGCGTTGGAGCGGACGCTGTTGAAGCTGCCCGACCCTCCAAGCCCGAAGGAATTGACGTCAAAACTACTAACCACCTCTGCGGTTGTCAGAATCAACTGCACAAACTGCCGGACGGAAACGGCAAGGTCGGGAGATGCTCAAGTCATTGATCTCATTTACCCCCCTCCAAGAACGGCGATTAGGAATGCCAGAGCGCCTCGGACGACGTTCTCCCAGGTGCTCAAGATGGGAGTGGAAAAGGAGCTGGGCACCAAGGGCTGGTGCGGCAACTGCAAGCGGTACCAGAGTTTGCAGCTGCGCAAGACTGTCGAGAGCGTTCCGGCGGTTCTGACCATCAACACTATGATTGTGCAGGAGAACCGCAAGCTCTGGGCCACGCCGGGGTGGCTGCCGGAGGAAATCGGCGTCATAGTGAGCGGCGGGCAGTTTTTCTGCTACGAAGGCGAGGACCTGAGAGTTCACTTGCAACGGGGCGCGCACGAGATCACGGTGTACTCGCTGATGGGCATGGTGGTGAACATTGAGCACCCGCCACCGCAGAAGCCGCACCTGGTAGCCATGGTCAACGTGGCGCACTCGGAGCCGACAGCGCCGGCGGAGAGCAAGTGGCACTTGTTCAATGACTTTTCCGTCAGGAGGGTGTCGAGCGCCGAGGCGCTAACGTTCAACGCGGCGTGGAAGCTGCCGAGCGTGTTGATGTACCAGATCAAGCAGGCGaacaacaagagcaacaTGGAGTGGAGGACGAGGCTGGACACGTCGATTCTGTACAAGGACCTcgggccgccgccgccgcagcagcagcagcattcgGACGAGAAAAAGACGTACCGGCTGCTGGATGAGGCGACGGAGAGGCCGGGGCCGGGGACGATTGTGGGGTTGGACACGGAGTATGTCTCGCTGAAGGACCAGGAGATCCAGATCAACTCCAacggggagaaggagatgctTCGGCCGATGTGGCTGGCGCTGGGTCGGGTGAGCGTGATCAGGGCgcggggggagagggagggggaggcgtTTATTGACGACTGGATCACCATCAGGGAGCCAGTGCACGATTATCTGACACAGTACTCTGGCATCACGGCCGGGGATCTGGACAGCAGGACGAGCAAGCACACGCTTGTGACGCTCAAGACGGCGTACAGGAAGATTTGGACGTTGCTGAACCTGGGGGTGACGTTCCTGGGGCATGGGTTGAGGCAGGATTTCAGGGTGATGAATATCCATGTGCCGAGGGCGCAGGTGATTGACACGGCCGTCATCTATCACTTGTCGGCCTGGAGGAGGGTGCTGAGCTTGAGTGTGCtgtcgagggtggtgctgaAGCAGAAGATTCAGCAGGGGCAGCATGATTCTGTGGAGGATGCGCAGGCTGCGTTGAGGTTGTATAAAAAGTATCAGGAGTACGTGGATGCCGggttgtgggagagggagatcgAGCAGATTTACTTGAGGTGTAAGGCTATCGGGTTCAATGCCAAGTTTGAAGGGTCGGGGGATGGTAtcatgggagggggggggatggtgaagaggaCGGATACGCCTCCTGTTGGGGGGGCTGTTGGGGCGGCGGATGGGGTGGCTGGGCCGACGACGCCTGTCCGTaaggcggcggtgttggggACGGCGGGGAgtgttgggatggtgggatcGGGAGCGTtcgggagtggtggtggtggtggtggtgcttttACGCCTACGAAGGGGGGCAGTACTGGGTCGCCTAGGAGATAG
- a CDS encoding hypothetical protein (EggNog:ENOG503NWT2; COG:Q): protein MSTTTPPPAPAAPAATTAPNAAAAANPDPVSQLFSVKGIVALITGGGTGIGLILTRTLALGGASRIYILGRRLAVLQSAATTVNALVGKNVVIPLYCDITSRISISSTVSVISSDLGYINLLICNAGIGGPQVLLSSTTPNSLEEFQQRQMDTVAGWEETMRANVTGVWFTAMGFLSLLEKGNHTEWGKGGVSSQVIVVSSISGFNKKAPGGWAYGASKAAATHVVFPSEMAAPIVEAAGGSMTGGGVIPLDKSVVPLGRMGDEKDMAGQILYLASRAGAYCNGNVVLVDGGRLGTFPSAGY from the exons atgtcaaccaccacaccacccccagctccGGCggccccagcagcaacaaccgcaCCGaatgccgctgccgccgccaacccAGACCCAGTATCCCAACTCTTCTCCGTCAAAGGCATCGTAGCCCTCATCACAGGAGGCGGCACCG GAATCGGCCTCATCCTTACCCgcaccctcgccctcggggGTGCATCAAGGATCTACATCCTCGGCCGCCGGCTTGCCGTTCTTCAATCCGCCGCGACGACTGTCAACGCCCTCGTCGGCAAGAACGTAGTAATCCCTCTGTACTGCGACATCACCTCCCGCATCTCCATCTCGTCCACCGTTTCTGTCATCTCCTCCGACCTAGGCTACATCAACCTCCTGATCTGCAACGCTGGCATCGGCGGCCCGCAAGTCCTCctttcttccaccaccccgaaCTCCCTGGAAGAGTTCCAACAACGGCAGATGGACACCGTGGCTGGCTGGGAGGAAACAATGAGGGCAAACGTGACAGGGGTGTGGTTCACGGCCATGGGGTTCTTGTCGCTGTTGGAAAAAGGGAATCATACGGaatggggaaaggggggtgtgaGCTCTCAGGTTATTGTTGTGAGTTCAATTTCTgggtttaataaaaaggCACCCGGGGGTTGGGCGTATGGGGCGAGCAAGGCGGCGGCTACGCATGTGG TGTTCCCGAGTGAGATGGCGGCGCCGATTGTGGAAGCGGCTGGGGGGTCGATgacggggggtggggtgATTCCCCTGGATAAGAGCGTTGTTcctttggggaggatgggagatGAGAAGGATATGGCGGGGCAGATTTTGTATTTGGCTTCGAGGGCGGGGGCGTATTGTAATGGGAATGTGGTTTtggttgatggggggaggttggggactTTTCCCAGTGCTGGGTATTAG
- the SUP35 gene encoding translation termination factor GTPase eRF3 (EggNog:ENOG503NVHC; COG:J), with product MSNNVQESWEDDASAQDENLARQTQQMNLNQQGGFRPGAASFQPTAQTFQPGQGYGGYNQYNQQQQYYGGQGQGYYGQYGQQGQGYGQGYGGVYGQNQGGYNQGQGYGQWQGYQQQQQQQQYQYQPQQQQNQQQAPKPTPTIVKRPAQPALGEASKPAPAKDIGAKVLSIGGDAKPKAKVLSIGNPAPAKDEAPKAKVLSIGNSAPAKEEPKTEETKKQEAKNEGTAQAAQKVAAAKAVEKTDSQAASGKTSPAPSSGRSSPSRAAAAKAAARDADAVEKEQSADVDDETLKEVYGKEHVNIIFIGHVDAGKSTLGGAILYVTGMVDQRTLDKYKRDAKEMGRETWYLSWALDLTNEERSKGKTVEVGRGFFETDKRRYSILDAPGHKTYVPNMIGGASQADVGILVISARKGEYETGFEKGGQTREHAMLAKTQGVNKLIVAINKMDDPTVNWSHERYLECTTKLQQFLKGTGYNLKTDVFFMPIAAQQTMGIKDRVPKDVCPWYDGPSLLEYLDNMKALERKINAPFMMAVAGKYRDMGTMIEGKIEAGVVKKGMSVIMMPNRQSVDIAAVYGETEDEVNLAQCGDQVRLRLRGIEEEEIMPGFVLCSPKRLVHNVAQFEAQIRILDLKSILTAGFNCVLHVHAAIEEVTFAALLHKLQKGTNRKSKLPPSHAKKGDSIIARLQVTGGAGSVCVERFEDYPQMGRFTLRDQGSNHCHWQDHQAHY from the exons ATGTCCAACAACGTTCAAGAATCgtgggaggatgatgccTCCGCCCAAGACGAGAACCTGGCGCGCCAGACTCAGCAAATGAACCTCAACCAGCAGGGTGGTTTCCGCCCCGGTGCTGCCTCTTTCCAGCCAACAGCCCAGACCTTCCAGCCTGGCCAGGGCTACGGTGGTTACAACCAGTAtaatcagcagcagcaatacTATGGCGGCCAAGGCCAGGGCTATTATGGTCAATATGGCCAGCAAGGGCAAGGCTACGGGCAGGGGTACGGTGGTGTTTACGGTCAAAACCAGGGCGGCTACAACCAGGGACAAGGTTACGGTCAATGGCAAGGctaccaacagcaacagcagcaacaacaatacCAGTACcagcctcagcaacagcagaacCAGCAACAGGCCCCCAAGCCTACTCCCACCATCGTAAAGAGGCCAGCTCAGCCAGCCCTGGGCGAAGCTTCCAAGCCAGCGCCCGCCAAGGACATTGGTGCAAAGGTATTGAGCATTGGAGGCGACGCGAAGCCCAAGGCCAAGGTACTCTCGATCGGCAATCCTGCGCCCGCTAAAGACGAGGCGCCCAAGGCCAAGGTGCTTTCGATTGGCAACTCTGCGCCCGCGAAGGAGGAGCCCAAGACGGAGgagacgaagaagcaggaggcGAAAAATGAGGGCACCGCCCAGGCGGCTCAGAAGGTTGCTGCGGCCAAGGCGGTAGAGAAGACAGATTCTCAGGCGGCTAGCGGAAAGACTTCGccagctccttcttctgGCCGTTCCAGCCCGTCCCGCGCCGCGGCCGCTAAGGCTGCTGCTCGCGACGCCGATGCtgtggagaaggagcagagCGCCGATGTCGATGACGAGACTCTCAAGGAAGTCTACGGAAAGGAGCACGtcaacatcatcttcatcggtCACGTCGATGCTGGCAAGAGTACTCTTGGTGGTGCCATTCTCTACGTCACCGGCATGGTTGACCAGAGAACACTCGACAAGTATAAGAGAGACGCCAAGGAGATGGGCCGTGAGACCTGGTATCTCTCCTGGGCTCTTGATCTGACCAACGAGGAACGTTCCAAGGGCAAGACCGTCGAGGTTGGTCGTGGTTTCTTCGAGACAGACAAGCGCAGATACAGTATCTTGGATGCTCCCGGCCACAAGACCTATGTCCCCAACATGATCGGTGGTGCTTCGCAGGCCGATGTTGGTATTCTCGTCATTTCTGCCCGCAAGGGTGAGTACGAGACCGGTTTCGAGAAGGGCGGTCAGACCAGAGAGCACGCCATGTTGGCCAAGACTCAGGGTGTGAACAAGCTCATTGTTGCCATCAACAAGATGGACGACCCTACTGTCAACTGGTCCCACGAGCGTTACCTCGAGTGCACCACCAAGCTCCAGCAATTCTTGAAGGGCACTGGCTACAACCTTAAGACGGATGTCTTCTTCATGCCCATTGCTGCTCAGCAGACCATGGGTATCAAGGACCGCGTGCCGAAGGACGTCTGCCCCTGGTATGACGGGCCCTCGCTTCTCGAGTACCTTGATAACATGAAGGCTCTGGAGCGCAAGATCAACGCGCCTTTCATGATGGCCGTTGCCGGCAAGTACCGTGACATGGGCACCATGATCGAGGGTAAGATCGAGGCCGGTGTGGTCAAGAAGGGCATGAGCGTCATCATGATGCCCAACAGGCAGTCGGTCGACATTGCGGCCGTCTACGGCGAGACGGAAGACGAAGTGAACCTCGCCCAGTGCGGTGACCAGGTTCGTCTCCGTCTACGCGGCattgaagaggaagagatcATGCCCGGTTTCGTCCTCTGCTCGCCCAAGCGCTTGGTGCACAACGTTGCCCAGTTCGAGGCCCAGATCCGCATTCTTGACCTCAAGAGCATTCTCACTGCCGGCTTCAACTGTGTGCTGCACGTCCACGCTGCCATTGAGGAGGTCACTTTTGCGGCTCTGCTGCACAAGCTGCAGAAGGGTACCAACAGGAAGAGCAAGCTGCCGCCATCCCATGCCAAGAAGGGTGACAGCATCATTGCCCGTCTGCAGGTGACTGGCGGTGCTGGGTCGGTGTGCGTGGAGAGGTTTGAGGATTACCCCCAGATGGGTCGTTTCACTCTGCGTGATCAG GGGTCAAACCATTGCCATTGGCAAGATCACCAAGCTCATTACTGA